Proteins encoded together in one Acidimicrobiales bacterium window:
- a CDS encoding ABC transporter ATP-binding protein, translated as MTGSAPLLAVRDLHVAFGGVAAVDGVSFDVPAATLVGLIGPNGAGKTTCIDAVTGGLPQADGSVTFDGRELRGLAPYRRARLGLIRTFQSIELFDDLTVRDNLRAAANRRTWWQSLGDLVAPRWHDDESAIDAALDLLGLTDAADALPAELSQGERTLVGVARGLAAHPRLLLLDEPAAGLDSTETLALGEHLRAIVDAGVTVLLVDHDMGLVLGSCDHVIVLDFGRVLVEGPPDAVRSDERVIAAYLGDDALTGTDTAGGTGER; from the coding sequence GTGACCGGCTCGGCGCCGCTGCTGGCGGTGCGCGACCTGCACGTGGCCTTCGGCGGCGTCGCCGCGGTCGACGGCGTGAGCTTCGACGTCCCCGCCGCCACGTTGGTCGGCCTCATCGGGCCGAACGGCGCCGGGAAGACCACCTGTATCGACGCCGTCACGGGGGGATTGCCCCAGGCCGACGGCTCGGTCACCTTCGACGGTCGCGAGCTCCGGGGCCTCGCCCCGTACCGGCGGGCCCGCCTCGGGCTGATCCGCACGTTCCAGTCCATCGAGCTCTTCGACGACCTCACCGTCCGCGACAACCTCCGGGCCGCGGCCAACCGGCGCACGTGGTGGCAGTCGCTCGGCGACCTGGTCGCCCCGCGCTGGCACGACGACGAGTCGGCCATCGACGCCGCCCTCGACCTTCTGGGCCTCACCGACGCCGCCGACGCACTGCCCGCCGAGCTGTCGCAGGGCGAACGGACCCTCGTCGGCGTGGCCCGCGGCCTGGCCGCCCACCCCCGGCTCCTCCTGCTCGACGAGCCCGCCGCCGGCCTCGACAGCACCGAGACCCTCGCCCTCGGCGAGCACCTGCGGGCCATCGTCGACGCCGGGGTCACCGTGCTCCTCGTCGACCACGACATGGGCCTGGTACTGGGATCGTGCGACCACGTGATCGTCCTCGACTTCGGCCGGGTCCTCGTCGAGGGACCGCCGGACGCGGTGCGCTCCGACGAGCGGGTGATCGCCGCCTACCTGGGCGACGACGCCCTCACCGGCACGGACACCGCGGGTGGGACGGGGGAGCGATGA
- a CDS encoding ABC transporter ATP-binding protein, protein MSLLEVDGLTSGYGDSVVVRDLQLRVEAGEVVSLLGANGAGKTTTLLTLTGTLRPIAGSVRLDGERLDGRPAPAVARRGAVLVPDDRGLFPKLTVRENLALVGRRRRSDTDPFEVFPELADRRHVAAGLLSGGQQQMLAIARALQCRPRLLLIDELSFGLAPVVVQRLLPIVRRVADEQGAGVLLVEQHVHLGLAVADRAYVLRHGRCVLEGTAASLQDDVSLLHASYLGEVDEVPDEPDAAAGAPTHRSIPPAAEEAHR, encoded by the coding sequence ATGAGCCTGCTCGAGGTCGACGGGCTGACCAGCGGGTACGGCGACTCGGTCGTCGTGCGGGACCTGCAGCTACGGGTGGAGGCCGGTGAGGTGGTGTCGCTGCTCGGCGCCAACGGCGCCGGCAAGACGACCACCCTGCTGACCCTCACGGGCACGCTGCGCCCGATCGCCGGGTCCGTCCGCCTCGACGGCGAGCGCCTCGACGGCCGGCCCGCCCCGGCGGTCGCCCGCCGCGGCGCCGTGCTCGTCCCCGACGACCGCGGCCTCTTCCCGAAGCTCACGGTGCGCGAGAACCTGGCCCTCGTCGGCCGCCGCCGGCGCTCGGACACCGACCCGTTCGAGGTGTTCCCCGAGCTCGCCGACCGTCGCCACGTGGCTGCCGGGCTCCTGTCCGGCGGCCAGCAGCAGATGCTGGCCATCGCCCGGGCGCTCCAGTGCCGGCCCCGCCTGCTCCTCATCGACGAGCTGAGCTTCGGGCTCGCGCCAGTCGTCGTCCAGCGGCTGCTGCCCATCGTGCGCCGGGTCGCCGACGAGCAGGGTGCGGGCGTCCTCCTCGTCGAACAGCACGTGCACCTCGGCCTGGCCGTGGCCGACCGGGCCTACGTCCTGCGCCACGGGCGGTGCGTGCTCGAGGGCACCGCGGCGTCGCTCCAGGACGACGTGTCCCTCCTGCACGCCAGCTACCTGGGCGAGGTGGACGAGGTGCCGGACGAACCGGACGCTGCCGCCGGCGCCCCGACCCACCGCTCGATCCCACCCGCCGCCGAGGAGGCGCACCGATGA